The window AGCTGCCGTCACAATTCCATGGAATTATATATTTAAGTACTTAATTCTCACTTTTACTCAACATCATTCGGCGTCTTTTCATTAACTGTATACACAAATTCATTGATTTGCTTCCAATATCTATCACTTTACATTAACATACAACTGCCTCGTGTCTGCTCAATCCAGCCAAGCTGCCTGCATCGTTCTTTAATGTTGTTATAGTCTTCCTCATATTTTGCCAAACCCTGCTTTTGTTTCTCAGCAAAATTAGAGATTgtctaagtccaaatcatctctAGAAACAGTGGGAGTTAGTGGGGTTTGGCACATGGACATTCCTTGATTAACCCGAGCACTGCTACCTGCTCCACAGTTTTAGATCTGAtgatggattctaagagtttctCCACAAACAAGATTGGAACCTTTGGTCTACACGTATCCAatggatttctctctccctcccgtacCAAAAACAACAATCTAATTTCATACCAAGACAACACAATGTCAGAACATACGGGGCCTTTCTCAATCAGCCCCAGGGTGCAGTGATATCGTAGATTGGATGGCAAAAAGTGAAACAGCCCCTAACCGAACAGACTAACTATTAAAGCTTCATCCGAGTCATCAGCCAGGGTGCAGTAAAATGAGTTATAACCAAAGAGAAAAAAGACTAATAATTGATAAATCTTCATCTTAGCAACTGTAGCTGGTTTCATCTGAGATAGCAGACTCCCTAAATGTTGCCGCACAGTGGGACAAACCTTTTTTAATGTGCTGTCTGTGGACAAACCAActtatgttgttcgaacaaaaaGATTTCCCCGAGTAGCTGCCGATGTTAATGTATCTCATCAAATCCGCCTattatataaatctctttctgatacaagaatattagcccagaaattacttttgctcatactgtggacaactaatgaacacattccaatgaaaatcaacaacaacttgcattcacagaccgcctttaatgtaataaacattcccaaggggattcacAGGTGCTGGAAGTAAAACAGGCACAAACGGAATCAGGAGGGATGATGAAATCCTTCGGCAAGGAGGGTTTAAGGGGGGTGTAAAACGAGAGACGGAGGGGATAAGGTTGGTTTTAGTTGTgtgaaggaatggccaccaatggtgggatgaagacagAGGAGGATGGTAAAGAATAACAATAACTCCCTGGATTGATAAAGCGCCTTCAACATGGataaaaattaaaggtgcttcacagagagataatcagacaaaaatggaccccaGCCAAAGATGGGGATATTCGTCGAGGGACAAAAgtttggagcaagagatgggtagaaagaaagaaagaaagttgcatttatgcagcgcatTTCACAATCTCAgtctgtcccaaagtgctttgcagccaaataaatactgtcataatgtaagaaacacagcggccaaactgcacacagcaagatcccacaaaccgtaaTATGAAATTGAGAAGATCatctggttttagtgatgttggttgaggcataaatattggcccagaccaccgtggagaacttccctgctcttcttcgaatagtggcatgggatcttgtacatcgacttgagggggcagactggccctcggtttaacgtctcatctgaaggacagcacctctgacagtgcagcattacctcagtacagcactgaaatgaagatattgtgttcaagtctctagagtgggtctatgaacccacaaccttctcaacttctaACTcataggcaagagtgccacccactgaatcACAGCTGACATTGAAAGGGAGTAATTTAgatggaggggcttagggagCACATTCTGGGGCGTGGATGTGGCTTAAGGATCAGCTGCCAAAAGTCGGGCAAAGAGAGTGTGGATACACAAGCAGCCAGAGGTGGACGAGAAGGGCGAGGGGCTGTAAAGATGGAGGAGAttgcagtgatagggaggggtgaggctcttATGTATTTCAgcgtaagaaagaaaaaaaataaagacttaggagactggaagccaatgcagaTGAGTCGGGGCTTGGAAGATTGGTGAAGGAGTTAATGAGGGATACGTTACAGGGAGCAaagctttggatgagttgaagattTTGGAGATGCCGGAGAGGAGAAGAAAGGCCATAGAGGGTAGAAAGGCATGGCTAACGGTTGTAGAAGCTTAGCAGGGTGAGTGGAACGGGCGTTATTAAGGacctggaagtaggcggtctttgtgatggagaggatatggggtcagaagctcagcacgGGGTCGAATGGGACGTAAATGTTACGAACATTCAGATTCAGCCTCAGACTAAAGCCAGGcatggggatggaatcagtgccgaggatgtggagattgtgcgACCAAAGATCATGACATTTCAAGGAAATTGGAGGAAATTTAAAACAGGATGTCGATCTGAAAACAAAAGACATTGCAAAGGTCGAGGGAGGAGGTTGTTTTGTCAGTGTTCATCTGAAAGGAGGTCCATGTTTGAGGACgaagtcaccaaagggcagcatgtagatgaggacaaggagggagccaaggattgaacctttagagacgTCAGAGGTAACGGTGATCGGgtaggaagagaagcttctcctggttacgatcagataggtgagtggaaacaagcgagggtagtcccaccaaagGGGCCAATGTCTGATGAGCGAGGAGGTCATGAGTGGATTTGCTGTCGGTGCATagggaaatgtgcagggctatggggaaagagcaggcgggtgggacgaattggatagttctttcaaagagccggcacaagcacgatgggtcgaatggcctccatcaaattctatgattttatttgtGGAGGAGACGAGGGGGATGCAGAGGGGTGGGTCATGGACGGATTTAAATTCAAGGATGAGGATTCTAAATTTCAGGGATATGGgagtgggagccagtgagggtcagtgaggccgagcgggacctggtgctggttggtcacaggcaacagagttttggacgagctcaggtttatggaaggtggaggatcgGTGGCCGGACAGGActgtattggaggaatggagtctggaagggacagaggcatggatgagggtttcaatggcaatgggcagaggaaggaaaggaggcgggtgagggaaacagggggcctttgtgatggaggtcaaatcaggtcatgagctcagctcggcgtTACACGGGGCTAACTTTACTGGACACGTTAACCAAtgcagaataaacgggtaaacatctgaagtaaaatagcggagagtggAATCTCAATGGGGCACTTTCAGTCTCCGTCCCctaacagtcatttctaggctgcaatcctcaacctgccctttagctCTCCGCGTGTTAAGGAATCAAAATTCAGATTTTgattgggaaactgcaggaacagagtgaaacggtctGGTTgagtccctggattcaatgtgcACTGCGGATAAATCGGTATACATTATAAATGAATCGCCAAGAGTGAACATggccaatacaattatatgaaaactgtaaatgaagccgctcattattgttggatcagtcctgtatgagcacagattctaactttattcctgagagaggtctcattaagataatgtcctggactttgagatgtttgtgttacatccaccatatgatttatatcggagtcaaagctgctgatgtaatgtgtttgttcaagtgactgtaactaatagcaatgatcaggagtataaccgtgtcagtggaaacTTGtctcctgtataaatcagggttcATTGGAATTGATCAGTTCAGAGTGTCTTCTGGATTTATGGTTCCCAGACCAACAGAAGTGACTGCTTCTCACAgcaatgggatatccagtaatgttTCAGATAGAAGATATTTATTATCCTgctcttgcagccgttggagtgccAGGTTAGCAGTTATTTCGGcggttaatggtgtaaatcggtgtttactgtgctgctgtactttgcaaaatattttttctccctgcatgttttacacagtgtcctgttctgttctatcagttgaatgatggaatgtgttaagttggTCTTGTAGGAGCTGGTCTGTAATGATCTTTGTGAATCCaaacctggcattgttactggacaattctctgtactgaatgtactgTTCAATAATGGTATCTCCGTCACTTCTAAACGTTCAGACTTGTCGCAATTCCATTATATCTGTAGTGACCTTTGAATATCACaaactggcattgttactggataaatctctgtactgaatgtattggaatcaggtgtctgggctaagagctggtatcagaccatcaggagctgttaacagtttcatgttgtggaaccaacgtgtcctggaatatgttttcatgaatgtgttttcagtgattgataatgaaacagctcacggtctcaatgttacaaggaggcagagcaatgtcccccctccccaataacatggttcagtttaacaggGGATTCAGTGTATTTATTGATTATCACTTATGAAACATTATTTCATAATGTTCATCTGACACGGCTCCAGAGGTCTGGTtattgaactgagtttgctgctgaatctttcacatctccttctctgcttcactgtggatgggtTCATTCTAAAATACAATGTTTTGGTGTTGTGCTGTGTCAGTTTGCACTGAGTCTGTTGGGATCCTGAGCCCTTCTATTTGTCTGTCGATTCGAAGTTGCAGCGGTgacgttggcgttttgttaattgaacaacacCGCCATATAATgatgtactttataattacaggagaaggaatttcaattattgtgaagtttgtctggaagaggcatttgattctgtttcttccatgatttgcagatgaagcaAACAGTGTAggcgaacaggtggagacttggaaaTCTGTagtaacattaaactattccacagaagcttcactatttaacaaattgACACTGAGAATGGAATctgtggaacacggggctggtgaacggAATGCAcggcaggatgttaggattgaaTCGGATGTGAAATAGggacattgagaaagagagtagagagtgGAGAATAATAGATAGAGGAGCGatagaaacagaaacagagacgGAAAGGGAAaatgagaggaggggggaggagtagtgcgagaagagaaagagatagaaaacgggagagacagggagggagagagagttagcgagagagagagagagaatgcgtgaGAGAGCGACAGCAgggtgaataattcatcggaatgaactgttgaaacttccagtacaattatgcagaggaaatgtgacttgaagatgTTAATAggaagttgtcagattgtgagagctgGGTGTGTTTATCGTTATCAGGGCCTCAGTCTGTTTTGGTGATTGTTACTTTTCCTTATtcactgactgaataaataaacataattcgAATGTATTTAAAGCATAGAATGAATGATTTCTTGATCCTAATGAATCATTAGGATACTGTATTCTGAAAACTCGGTATCAGCGGAATTCAATGAAGATCGAGGTTGATTTAATGaatacattttaatttaattttaattgaatgtgaaaagtaaatttaatgaacacattttatacccaacGAGCTCTGCACCAATAATCACTGAAATGAACCGTTCAATGTatgagttggattgtgttagtgggaccgatagattagatttcctctcacactctgctgcagtctctccctgtgaatcccagcctctccaaccACCACATTGaaacctctgtctcctcatccattgcttcagtttatccgctttctcaaactatctgctcctgactcccctcctgctccgacatgtccttttccttgtctacctcccaatctcactcactggctcggcccccagctgcctcttccaatccgatACAAAATCTCAAACTTGCCGGTGCGACTCTCGGCCTTTCCCCGTTTTGTGTCAGCCCCTGTAGGCTCTCTTcatccagagcaacaaaccagctgcacctccccgagtcccctcaccttcccggccgtcgctctctttcccgtcagtctggagaCAAATCCGGCTTCAGCACGTTGGATTCGCGCTCGGTAAAACTCCATCTCCCTTCCCCACTGGCACTGCGctctcactcggcccttccagtggatccagtgCTCATTTATTCACTTTCTTGAGCGATTTcacaattcattattgataattGAGTTTATAAACATTTCTCTGCCTGAAAGCGCTGTCCAGGTgaatgaatcagtttccaccgttcgatgcagcaacaaagctggaaatttaaccccagatcctgtcaaattgctgctttggctccaggtctgatcagtaatttctctgcttccttttctctctctcacagttaacttggtggcgattgtgatcctgtcccgaggaaagtgcgggctctccaaatgtatcagtcgctacctggtgggaatggcagtggccgatctcctggtcgttatcacagatCCAATATTGACACGGGTTGGTAAAATTTATTTCCCAGATTCATTCGtgttcattactcccgtgtgtcgtCCCATTATGTTCTTGGGTTATGCAGCCAcggtggtttctgtctggctcacagtcgctttcacctttgatcgatttgtggcaaTTTGTTGTGAGaatcttaaaacaaaatattgcaccgagaaaatggCGGCTGTAGTtataggaacagtgagtgtgttgggctgtttagagagtgttccctggtactttatatatCAACCTTAccttataattgataatgttccccggCATTGTATCTTTAAACTGAACTTCCGCACTTCCCCAGTATGGGCTGGATTTGAGttatttcacctcattttaaccccttgtgtcccgttctttctgattttgctgctcaatgttatgACGGTCAGACGCATTTTGGTGGCCAGtcaagtccgcaggggactccggggccgcagcaatggagagaatcagaaggatccagagatggagaaccgaaagaaatccatcattttactcttcagtatatcgggcagttttatcctATTATGGGTGACCCAGGTTGTAAATAACATTTATCGGCGAATTTCAGACACTCGGTATTATAATTCCTACACTGACCCTCGTTTTATCACACAAGCCACAtcaggaatgctgcagcttctcagttcctgcacaaacacgtgtatttatgtcctgacccaggctaaattcagagaggagctgaagaacgcggtgaaatacccactcaatctaattgttaaattagtgaaatcatagaaagagctgaagggtttcaagcactagaactatttCTAGCCATTTCATACTCCACCCCCTGCACTTCCCACCGGGTGGAAAGTACATGTTATATCAGCTGAaataatcttaaatctgattccaaTATTGCATTtaattgataatctgacctattgaggcgtGATTCGCTCTGCAGACagcacatgaattgttgctcaaacaGGCGGCAccgaagagctcagctggactttaactaaatggccgccctgcaaaatgggcaaacctgtCAATCAAATgagctgctgtgggcctgatcagaatgggtgcactccacataaatggagagatagaatgacagagatagatagacagacagacagatcaacaaacagagagatagatagagagatagaaagaaagatagatagatagatagatagatagatagatagatagatagatagatagatagatagatagatagatagatagatagatagatagatagatgcaaGGAGAGGAAGAGACATGATGACACATCGAGATAAACTTACATATAGAGGCAGATAGAAAGGGGAAATGAGAGATAGTTAGAGCCATAAACTGAGAGAAAAGCAGATAATTGAGAAAGAAATCGTGAAAAaagtgaaagaaaggaagacttcgagaaaaaaaaagtgaaagtgACTGAAGAGCcgaaaggggcagagagaaaaGAACAGCTAACAAGTTAAAGAAAGGTGTAAATAAACAGAGTAAGAGATTTAGATGGAGAAACAGCTAGagacaataaaaaaacaaataaacagaaaagagagcaagagagagagaaagaatgaagtGCAGAAACATAGATGGGACAGGAAGATAAATAGAAAATAGAAGAGAGATGGATAAAATGGAAGgagaaaaatataatgagaaagaAATACACGGAGAAAAAGTACAAACAGGAAAGGAGCAAGTATAAATTAGAAAACAGAGACAGGAAGTGAATAACacagattaagagaaagagagggagtttACCAGTGAGAGAAAGTTGAGAGAAACAGGTAGACAAATGGAGAAAGAGACTCAGATGGAAAGTCGACAGAAAGTGAGAGGCACACAGggaaaattacaaagagagattgaaacagggcGAAAGAGACAAAAGAAGTGAAACAAGGGTAATTGGAGACACAGAAAGAATCAGtgcgggagagagacagacagcaaagGAGACAAAGTGAGACAACAAAAGAAAGAGGCGGATATTTTCTGGTCTACAAATGGACAATGTAATTCATCAAAACGGAATTAGTACAGTGCCCTTTATATTAacacatctcaaaacacttcacgcaatgaattacttctgaactgCGGAGACAGCTATGTAAACACACGTGTAAATGAATATAATTACTATATatatgtctgaacagaagaagCGGGTGTGTTTATGTTGCTATCCAAACATCCAATTGTCCTGTTAATTTTCTTCATTTGCATAAAAGATAATGTTGGACTAATGTGCAAGAATTAATGATGCATTTACGGAGTCTGCGTACAACGAAATTAAAGTTGTTTGTGAATTCATAAAAAAGAAAGAGGCGGAGAAAGtgaagagagaaatggagaaaagGAGAGACAGAACAAAGAGCgtgaaaggcagagagaaagagttgaATAGGTGCTGAGAATGaaaaaagacagagacagacagagagagtggggagagaacgagcgagagggacagcgagGCAAATGGGAAGAAGATAGAAAGATGaaagacagaaacatagagatataaagagagaagCAACGGGTGATAGAGAAAAAATATACAGATGGAACAGCGATACAGAGACAGAAATTAAAAGAGGGTGAAGCAACAAGACAGAAAGATGCCAGAAAGGAGACTGAGAAAGATAAATATATTGACAGAGACAGAACCAATGAAAGACAGGCAGATACAAAAAAAACAGCAAGGTAGAGACAGGAATGTGATGAACACACAGAGAGCACGAAATTATCATAAAACAACTCATTGTAATCAGCttggagtgagtgagtgcagaagcagaacagcagcagatgaagcaggcgagCCAGTTAATGGCTGTTCTGGGGGAACAGATTTCGGGTTTAATTTTGACAGTTGTAAatatgatgcctggaggctgcacaataaagtctctCAGTCTTGTGTAACTGACCCTGCCCTTTAGTTACAGCAGGAGTTTTACCAGCTGCTCTGTAGAGTGTGCAACTTTCCCACTGACCTGCTGTGTTCTGTAATAAATCAgcctgtactcttaccccttctgttgTGTTAGTAAACTGGTCAGGGTCCCACAGCACtgtaacaaaaagcaaaatattctaAATTTGAAAGAACAAAGCTTATCGCTCCGGGCATGGAGAATTGTGTTCAGCGAAAAAATCATCCAATCAGAAAAAAAGGCGTGGGATATCTGCACGTATCTATACATATAAAAAATCTGTATTTTTGTTTGAAAAACACAAAGCAAGAGAGGAATCATGGATAGAGAGGTGTATCAGATTATCTCATTCAAATGACCGCATGCAGAATAAGAAGGATAGAAAATCTTGCATGTCGAAAGCACCTTTCACAGTGTCAGGTCGTCGCAAAGCTCTTTATAatcaatgaaatatttttaactgtactcactgttgtaatgcagggagccaatttgagtacagcaagctcccataaacagcaatgaagaaaatgatGAGATAATGTGTTTCAGgtcttggttgagtgataaatattggccaggacatgggagaGAACGCCactgctcatcttcgaatagtaccatgggatcttttacatccccctgtgaggtcctcagtttaatgtctcatccgaaagacggcacctccgacagtgcagcactccctcagtacagcactggagtgtcagcctagattttcagctcaaatccctggagtgtaAACTGTGCCCAGGCAAGGACCATGACTTGGTTAAATAAAGTTTACCAATCCATATATTAAATTTAAGGCTCCAGAAATCAGACACCAGCTTGTGCAACCTGGACTCCAGGTTCCAACATTTCTCTCAAAATGattgctgattttattttcatcCGCCAATTGTACAGTGTCCACAGAAAGAAGCTAAACGGAATAAAATCAAAAAAGAGATCCTTCTTAATAACATGAATCAATGCGActagttgtaatgtaggggacggcaacACACAGCAATTTGGAGATGCGTGTAACAAGGatgctacagtaatcatgggtgactttaatctacatatagactggccaaaccaaacttGCAATGatattgtggaggatgaattcctggtgtgtgtacgagatggattttttaaaaccagcacgttgaggagccaacgagGGAACAGATTATCCTAGATTGATATggtacaatgagaaggggttaattaataatcttattgtgcgggtcctttagggaagaatgaccataacatgatagaattcttcattcagatggaaagtgaagtagtccaatccgacacttgggtcctaaatctaaataaaggaaactacgaaggtatgaggagtgagttggctatgatagattggtgaGCTTCatgaaaaggcatgacggtggataggcaatggttaacatttaaggaacgaatgcatgaattgcaacagttatacattcctttctggcgcaaaaacacaaaaggaaaagcggcccaaccatggctaacaaaagaaattaaggatagtattagatccaaagagaagtCAAAAAAAGTTGCCAGaagaagcagcaagcctgaggattgggaacagtttagaattgatAGAAAAAGGactaagagattgattaagaggggaaaaatagagtatgagagtaaacttgcaaggaatatcaaagcGAACTGTTAAAGCTTCTATGTAAAAAggcaaagattagtgaagacaaaagaaggtcccttacagtcagaaacgggagaatttataatggggaacagggaaatggcagagcaattaaacaaatactttggttctgacgtcacggaagaggacacaaataacttcccagaaatgggagggaaccaagggtccagtgagaaggagatgAAAATCGTAattagtattagttaaaaaagtagtactggagaaattaatgggactgaaagtcgataaatccc of the Heptranchias perlo isolate sHepPer1 unplaced genomic scaffold, sHepPer1.hap1 HAP1_SCAFFOLD_56, whole genome shotgun sequence genome contains:
- the LOC137315805 gene encoding probable G-protein coupled receptor 139, whose translation is MGYPVMFQIEDIYYPALAAVGVPVNLVAIVILSRGKCGLSKCISRYLVGMAVADLLVVITDPILTRVGKIYFPDSFVFITPVCRPIMFLGYAATVVSVWLTVAFTFDRFVAICCENLKTKYCTEKMAAVVIGTVSVLGCLESVPWYFIYQPYLIIDNVPRHCIFKLNFRTSPVWAGFELFHLILTPCVPFFLILLLNVMTVRRILVASQVRRGLRGRSNGENQKDPEMENRKKSIILLFSISGSFILLWVTQVVNNIYRRISDTRYYNSYTDPRFITQATSGMLQLLSSCTNTCIYVLTQAKFREELKNAVKYPLNLIVKLVKS